The Caldicellulosiruptor changbaiensis genome has a segment encoding these proteins:
- a CDS encoding ABC transporter permease produces the protein MEGNQLRYIVDRLVYLFIVLIIAISGVFVLVNKMPGDPAYGLAVSIAQQRNMQMDQALEIAHKIMGVDPHESLVVRYFRFISNLFKGNFGYSAFYQTSVNEIIAKSLPWTLFVISLATFVSFMVGIFMGAFAAQKRGTIIDLIISTISSIIQAVPPFVLAVLILFIFAVRLRVLPIGGAYPVDVEPSFSVQFILKVLHHAIGPMFATAIPQMAAWTLAMRGNTSQVMEEDYIRFAQARGLKDSVIANKYIKNNAMLPLVASLAISVGYMLGGHTLVESIFNYPGIGFYFGKAIAVRDFGLLTGLFSLIVIGVIVATFIAEIIYALIDPRVKLK, from the coding sequence ATGGAGGGTAATCAATTGCGATATATTGTTGATAGGCTTGTTTATCTGTTCATAGTATTGATTATAGCCATAAGCGGGGTTTTTGTCCTGGTAAATAAGATGCCAGGCGACCCCGCTTATGGCCTGGCTGTTTCAATAGCCCAGCAGAGAAATATGCAAATGGACCAAGCGCTTGAAATTGCACATAAAATAATGGGGGTTGACCCTCACGAGTCACTGGTGGTCAGATATTTCAGGTTTATTTCAAATCTATTTAAAGGCAATTTTGGTTATTCAGCATTTTATCAGACAAGCGTAAATGAGATAATTGCTAAATCTCTGCCATGGACTTTATTTGTTATATCACTTGCTACATTTGTAAGTTTCATGGTTGGGATCTTTATGGGTGCTTTTGCTGCACAAAAAAGAGGAACAATAATTGACTTAATAATTTCAACAATTTCCAGCATAATTCAAGCTGTTCCTCCATTTGTATTGGCTGTGCTGATTTTATTTATTTTTGCTGTGAGACTAAGAGTGCTTCCTATTGGCGGTGCTTATCCGGTTGATGTTGAGCCTTCGTTTTCAGTTCAGTTCATTTTAAAAGTCTTGCATCATGCAATTGGGCCTATGTTTGCGACAGCCATTCCTCAGATGGCAGCTTGGACGCTTGCAATGAGGGGAAATACATCACAAGTAATGGAGGAAGATTATATTAGGTTTGCTCAGGCACGTGGTTTGAAAGATTCTGTAATTGCAAATAAGTATATAAAAAACAATGCGATGCTACCACTGGTTGCCAGCCTTGCAATTTCAGTAGGTTACATGTTAGGAGGACATACACTGGTTGAGTCTATTTTCAATTATCCTGGTATTGGATTTTATTTTGGAAAAGCAATTGCTGTGAGAGATTTTGGGCTTTTAACAGGTTTATTTTCACTGATTGTAATTGGTGTGATTGTTGCTACCTTTATAGCCGAGATTATATATGCATTAATTGATCCAAGGGTGAAGCTAAAATGA
- a CDS encoding ABC transporter ATP-binding protein — MNCLLKVSNLKAIYLVREGTIKATDDVSFEIFENTAAAIVGESASGKSTIIEAMTRTLPPNGRILAGTVEYKGKDLLKITEEELRTIRWKEIALVPQAAQQSLNPTMKIIDHFRDTIQAHGINWSKDELISRASEKIKMVRLNPETVLNAYPMQLSGGMKQRVLIALALLLEPKILILDEPTSALDVLTQAHIIQLLKELKRKLNITLIFVTHDIAVAAELADNIFVIYGGCLVECSPTVEIFKNPKHPYTKGLINSIMAINADMSKIKAIPGDPPSLLNPPSGCRFHPRCEQVMDICKKVRPPLVQLSSGTKVACHLYEEGGYGE; from the coding sequence ATGAATTGTTTGTTGAAGGTTTCTAATCTCAAGGCAATTTATTTAGTAAGAGAAGGCACTATCAAAGCCACAGATGACGTGTCGTTTGAGATTTTTGAGAATACCGCTGCAGCAATTGTAGGGGAGAGTGCGTCGGGCAAAAGTACAATAATTGAAGCAATGACAAGAACTTTACCCCCCAATGGAAGAATTCTTGCAGGTACTGTTGAGTACAAAGGAAAGGACCTCTTAAAAATTACCGAAGAAGAGCTGAGGACAATCAGATGGAAAGAGATAGCGCTTGTTCCTCAAGCAGCTCAGCAATCGTTAAATCCTACTATGAAAATTATTGACCATTTTAGAGATACAATCCAAGCCCATGGGATAAACTGGAGTAAGGACGAATTGATTAGTAGAGCTTCTGAAAAGATAAAGATGGTGAGACTCAATCCTGAAACTGTGCTTAATGCCTATCCTATGCAGCTTTCAGGTGGTATGAAACAGCGGGTGTTGATAGCACTGGCATTGCTTCTTGAGCCTAAAATTCTAATACTTGATGAACCAACTTCTGCTTTAGATGTTTTAACCCAGGCACATATCATTCAGCTGCTAAAGGAGCTTAAAAGGAAACTTAATATTACACTTATTTTTGTGACTCACGACATTGCAGTTGCAGCCGAACTTGCTGACAATATTTTTGTAATTTATGGCGGATGTTTGGTGGAGTGCAGTCCAACAGTTGAAATTTTCAAAAATCCTAAACATCCTTATACCAAAGGACTAATAAATTCCATTATGGCAATTAATGCAGATATGTCAAAAATAAAAGCAATCCCTGGCGACCCACCAAGTTTACTTAATCCTCCTTCTGGATGCAGATTCCATCCGCGATGTGAACAAGTAATGGACATTTGCAAGAAAGTTAGACCACCACTTGTTCAGCTTTCAAGTGGAACGAAGGTAGCATGCCATTTGTATGAAGAAGGAGGATATGGAGAATGA
- a CDS encoding ABC transporter permease, whose translation MKNRRFSNFFYDYIQPILTNKKSLIGLIILSFFILMATIGPLVVPLNMNSNFAERYQKPSLKHPFGTDYFGVDIFQQIVHGSRSVISLTLLASLFAVIIGTIFGVARGYIEGIAGKILDAVITVFLVIPSFPALLILAAIFTNAKLNAVEIALLVAIWLWAPLAKQISAQVLAIKSKEFIEASRMLNMGLGYILFSDIAKLLIPYIFINFVTQIKSAMEFSIGLMFLGLAKFDPTHWGIMLNYALYQAGALYTPKGFHYPFFIILNIVLLIYGGILLAQGIEEVFNPKLRGHE comes from the coding sequence ATGAAAAATAGGAGATTTTCAAACTTTTTTTATGACTATATTCAGCCTATACTTACAAATAAAAAATCTCTAATTGGCTTGATAATACTTTCTTTTTTTATTTTAATGGCAACCATAGGACCATTAGTAGTTCCATTAAATATGAATTCCAACTTTGCAGAAAGATACCAAAAACCTTCACTCAAACACCCATTTGGTACAGACTATTTCGGTGTTGATATATTTCAACAAATTGTTCATGGGTCAAGGTCTGTAATCTCGCTTACATTGCTTGCAAGCTTATTTGCAGTGATTATAGGTACAATTTTCGGTGTTGCTCGAGGATACATTGAGGGAATTGCAGGGAAGATTTTAGATGCGGTCATAACTGTATTTTTAGTCATTCCTTCATTTCCTGCACTTTTGATTTTAGCGGCGATATTTACAAATGCTAAATTGAACGCTGTTGAAATTGCTCTGCTGGTTGCTATCTGGTTGTGGGCACCGCTGGCAAAACAGATATCAGCTCAGGTACTTGCCATCAAATCAAAAGAGTTTATAGAAGCATCAAGAATGCTAAACATGGGGCTTGGCTACATACTATTCAGTGACATTGCAAAGCTGTTAATACCTTATATCTTCATAAATTTTGTAACGCAGATAAAAAGTGCAATGGAATTTTCAATAGGACTGATGTTTTTAGGACTTGCAAAATTTGATCCCACTCATTGGGGAATAATGCTAAATTATGCTCTGTACCAAGCAGGGGCATTATATACACCTAAGGGGTTTCACTATCCGTTTTTTATAATCCTCAATATTGTGCTGCTGATTTATGGAGGAATATTACTGGCTCAAGGAATTGAGGAAGTGTTTAATCCTAAACTTCGGGGGCATGAATAA